From Delphinus delphis chromosome X, mDelDel1.2, whole genome shotgun sequence, a single genomic window includes:
- the CDX4 gene encoding homeobox protein CDX-4, with amino-acid sequence MYRSCLLEKETGMYSGTLRSPAGGGTAGAGATGDGGSPMPASNFAAAPSYAHYMGYPHMPGMDPHGPSLGAWGSPYSPPREDWSVYPGPSSTMGTVPMNDMTSSPAAFGSPEYSNLEPAAGGNCGSSLPTPAGGSLFPIDSCTADASSNRSRHSPYAWMRKTVQVTGKTRTKEKYRVVYTDHQRLELEKEFHCNRYITIRRKSELAVNLGLSERQVKIWFQNRRAKERKMIKKKISQFENSRGSVQSDSGSISPGELPNTFFTTPSAVRGFQPIEIPQVIVSE; translated from the exons ATGTACAGAAGCTGCCTTTTGGAAAAAGAAACGGGCATGTACTCGGGCACTCTCAGGAGCCCTGCAGGAGGTGGCACAGCCGGGGCTGGCGCCACTGGGGATGGTGGGAGTCCGATGCCAGCCTCCAACTTCGCAGCGGCTCCGTCTTATGCGCACTATATGGGGTATCCCCATATGCCCGGTATGGATCCTCACGGGCCATCGTTGGGGGCCTGGGGGTCACCCTATAGTCCCCCTCGGGAAGACTGGAGCGTGTACCCCGGGCCGTCCAGTACAATGGGCACGGTGCCCATGAACGACATGACCTCGAGCCCTGCTGCTTTCGGCTCGCCGGAATACAGCAACCTGGAACCCGCAGCGGGTGGAAACTGCGGTAGCAGCCTGCCTACACCAGCCGGCGGATCACTGTTCCCCATCGACTCCTGCACCGCCGACGCCAGTTCTAACAGAAGCCGCCACAGCCCCTATGCGTGGATGCGCAAGACCGTGCAGGTGACTG GGAAAACCAGGACAAAAGAAAAGTATCGTGTGGTTTACACAGATCATCAAAGGTTGGAGCTGGAGAAGGAATTCCACTGCAACAGATACATCACCATTCGGAGAAAATCAGAGCTGGCAGTCAACTTGGGCCTTTCTGAGAGACAG GTGAAAATCTGGTTTCAGAATCGCAGAGCCAAGGAGAGAAAGatgatcaaaaagaaaatatcccaGTTTGAGAACAGTAGAGGCTCAGTGCAAAGTGACTCTGGCTCCATCAGCCCTGGGGAACTACCTAACACTTTTTTCACCACCCCATCTGCTGTCCGTGGATTTCAGCCTATTGAGATACCTCAGGTCATAGTCTCTGAATGA